GCCACGGTTCGCCAGAACGCGGGTTATCGCCGCCGTCAGCGTCGTCTTGCCGTGGTCAACGTGCCCTATCGTCCCGATATTGACGTGAGGCTTAGTCCTCTCAAATTTTTCCTTGGCCATTTTTATCCACTCCCCTCACATGTCCGGAGAAACGGAGAAAGACCCACCGGCAAGCCGCCGAAGGGCCGCTACACAAGCGAATACTGGAGCCCACAATCGGAATTGAACCGATGACCTCATCCTTACCAAGGATGTGCTCTGCCAACTGAGCTATGTGGGCCCGTAAAAACCGGGGCGGCAAAAAACCCCGCCGTTTAACCCGTTTACCAGGCTTTAAACTTTAATATGGAGCGGGAGACGGGGCTCGAACCCGCGACCCTCAGCTTGGAAGGCTGACGCTCTAGCCAACTGAGCTACTCCCGCTAAATCCCGCAATGCTGTGGTGGTGGGGGGAGGAATCGAACCTCCGAAGGCTAACGCCGGCAGATTTACAGTCTGCTCCCTTTGGCCGCTCGGGAACCCCACCACAGCCTTACGAATATTGTATTCCCGGAGCTGGCGATGGGAATTGAACCCGCAACCTGCTGATTACAAATCAGCTGCTCTACCCTTGAGCTACGCCAGCGTAAATCCGGCCTTTTGGCGTGCCAGTGCCAGTCCTCCCAGCAGAAGGAGGGTGGATGCTAGCTTACCCAACCCGAAGGTGTCAAGGGCAAAAATATCCGGCGCATCCTTTCAGTTCGGCTTACTCTTTCGGCGAAATAGTTTGCCGATTCAAAACCCATTCACCAAGGCTTTGTCCATACAACGCATCGGATAGAAGCCCCGGGCGCGGATAAGCTAAGACTGCGCCCTGAAACGTCTCAGCGCCTCATAGCCGAAAACTCCTGCGGCTACACTGATGTTGAGGGAGGAAACCTTTCCCTCCATCGGCAGAGAGGCGAGGATGTCGCAGTTCGCGGCGACGTTCGGCCTAAGCCCCTTGTCCTCCGCGCCGAGGACGATGACGAGGGGGAAAAATATCTTCGCCTTGAAAAGCTCCGTGCCCTCCGGCGCTGTGCCCATGACGAAAAATCCCTCGTCCTTCAGTTCCCGTATCGTGCGGGCGACGTTGACCACCTGAGCCACCGGGATGGAGGCCAGCGCCCCCGCCGCGCTCCTCGCCGCCGAGGC
This portion of the bacterium genome encodes:
- the tuf gene encoding elongation factor Tu (EF-Tu; promotes GTP-dependent binding of aminoacyl-tRNA to the A-site of ribosomes during protein biosynthesis; when the tRNA anticodon matches the mRNA codon, GTP hydrolysis results; the inactive EF-Tu-GDP leaves the ribosome and release of GDP is promoted by elongation factor Ts; many prokaryotes have two copies of the gene encoding EF-Tu); the encoded protein is MAKEKFERTKPHVNIGTIGHVDHGKTTLTAAITRVLANRG